In a single window of the Allobranchiibius huperziae genome:
- a CDS encoding Ku protein has protein sequence MGQSCLVRAIWRGAVSFGLVNVPVRLYSATENHDVQFRQVHREDGGRIRYQRVCSIDGEQVAYDDIAKGYETEDGQMVVLTDDDLSSLPTSSSREIAVDKFVPSDQIDPMYLDKCYYLEPDKAAVKPYELLRSALEETDRVAIVTISIRTRMTIAVLRVRGGVIALQTLLWPDEVREADFGVLDGADDSPAKPAELAMAQMLVESLAGDYEPDDYVDDYEQAVKEVVRAKLDGGEVQTPQEEDDGDSAQVVDLLAALQQSVDRAKASRGEAPAKKSAGAGSSRAKVPAAEKTGAGKGAAKKATAKKTTAKKTAAKSTAKKTTAKTSKKTTAKKAS, from the coding sequence ATGGGGCAATCTTGCCTGGTGCGAGCCATTTGGAGAGGTGCCGTGTCGTTCGGCCTGGTCAACGTGCCCGTGCGGCTCTACTCGGCGACCGAGAACCACGACGTGCAGTTCCGCCAGGTGCACCGTGAGGACGGGGGCCGGATCCGCTATCAGCGGGTGTGCTCGATCGACGGCGAGCAGGTCGCCTACGACGACATCGCCAAGGGGTATGAGACCGAGGACGGCCAGATGGTCGTGCTGACCGACGACGACCTGTCGTCGCTGCCGACGAGCAGCAGTCGCGAGATCGCCGTGGACAAGTTCGTCCCGAGCGACCAGATCGACCCGATGTACCTGGACAAGTGCTACTACCTCGAGCCGGACAAGGCAGCGGTCAAGCCGTACGAGCTGCTGCGGTCGGCTCTGGAGGAGACCGACCGGGTCGCCATCGTGACGATCTCGATCCGCACCCGGATGACGATCGCGGTGCTGCGGGTGCGCGGCGGGGTGATCGCGCTGCAGACCCTGCTGTGGCCGGACGAGGTGCGCGAGGCCGACTTCGGCGTCCTCGACGGCGCCGACGATTCGCCCGCCAAGCCCGCGGAACTCGCGATGGCTCAGATGCTGGTCGAGTCGCTGGCCGGCGACTACGAGCCGGACGACTACGTCGACGACTACGAGCAGGCCGTCAAGGAGGTCGTGCGCGCCAAGCTCGACGGCGGCGAGGTGCAGACGCCCCAGGAGGAGGACGACGGAGATTCCGCCCAGGTGGTCGACCTGCTGGCGGCGCTGCAGCAGAGCGTGGACCGGGCGAAGGCGTCGCGGGGTGAAGCGCCGGCGAAGAAGAGCGCAGGCGCCGGCAGCAGCAGAGCCAAGGTGCCTGCAGCCGAGAAGACCGGCGCCGGCAAGGGCGCGGCGAAGAAGGCGACGGCCAAGAAGACGACCGCGAAGAAGACGGCCGCGAAGAGCACTGCGAAGAAGACGACCGCGAAGACGAGCAAGAAGACAACGGCCAAGAAAGCCAGCTGA
- a CDS encoding ATP-dependent Clp protease ATP-binding subunit, whose product MFERFTDRARRVVVLAQEEARMLNHNYIGTEHILLGLIHEGEGVAAKALESLGISLEAVREQVQEIIGPSQQTQPGHIPFTPRAKKVLELSLREGLQLGHSYIGTEHILLGLIREGEGVAAQVLVKMGADLARVRQQVIQLVSGYQGKETAGAGVGGQGQQEGTPAGSLVLDQFGRNLTQAARDGKLDPVIGRESEIERVMQVLSRRTKNNPVLIGEPGVGKTAVVEGLAADIVRGDVPETLKDKQLYTLDLGSLVAGSRYRGDFEERLKKVLKEIRTRGDIILFIDEIHTLVGAGAAEGAIDAASILKPMLARGELQTIGATTLDEYRKHIEKDAALERRFQPIQVMEPSIPHAIEILKGLRDRYEAHHRVTITDAALVGAVNMADRYINDRHLPDKAIDLIDEAGARLRIRRMTAPTDLREYDEKIQHVRREKESAIDGQDFEKAASLRDDEKNLINAKAQREKEWKAGDQDVVAEVDEELIAEVLAASTGIPVFKLTEEESSRLLRMEDELHKRVVGNDDAIKALSQAIRRTRAGLKDPRRPGGSFIFAGPTGVGKTELAKALAEFLFGDEDALITLDMSEFAEKHTVSRLFGSPPGYVGYEEGGQLTEKVRRKPFSVVLFDEVEKAHPDIFNSLLQILEDGRLTDSQGRVVDFKNTVIIMTTNLGTRDISKGVSLGFASGNDAATDYDRMRAKVQDELKQHFRPEFLNRVDDTIVFPQLTEEQIVEIVDLMVEKLDVRLKDKDMAIELTTPAKALLAKRGYDPALGARPLRRTIQREIEDMMSEKILYGELGAGEIVLVDVDGEGKTAKFTFAGSPKPKAPDALPEPAGVGDSGGEHGVDLGKD is encoded by the coding sequence ATGTTCGAACGGTTCACCGACCGCGCACGGCGTGTGGTGGTGCTCGCCCAAGAAGAGGCGCGCATGCTTAACCACAACTACATCGGCACCGAGCACATCCTGCTCGGTCTCATCCACGAGGGTGAGGGCGTCGCGGCCAAGGCCCTGGAGAGCCTCGGCATCTCCCTGGAGGCCGTGCGCGAGCAGGTGCAGGAGATCATCGGCCCCAGCCAGCAGACCCAGCCGGGCCACATCCCCTTCACCCCGCGGGCCAAGAAGGTGCTGGAGCTCTCGCTGCGCGAGGGTCTGCAGCTCGGCCACAGCTACATCGGCACCGAGCACATCCTGCTCGGGCTGATCCGCGAGGGCGAGGGCGTCGCCGCCCAGGTCCTCGTGAAGATGGGTGCCGACCTGGCGCGGGTGCGCCAGCAGGTCATCCAGCTCGTCTCCGGCTACCAGGGCAAGGAGACCGCGGGCGCAGGCGTCGGCGGTCAGGGCCAGCAGGAGGGCACCCCGGCGGGTTCGCTGGTGCTCGACCAGTTCGGTCGCAACCTGACCCAGGCCGCGAGAGACGGCAAACTCGATCCGGTCATCGGGCGCGAGTCCGAGATCGAACGCGTCATGCAGGTGCTGTCGCGGCGTACCAAGAACAACCCGGTGCTCATCGGTGAGCCCGGCGTCGGCAAGACCGCCGTCGTCGAGGGCCTCGCCGCGGACATCGTGCGCGGCGACGTGCCCGAGACGCTGAAGGACAAGCAGCTCTACACCCTCGACCTCGGGTCGCTGGTGGCCGGTTCGCGCTACCGCGGTGACTTCGAGGAGCGCCTGAAGAAGGTGCTGAAGGAGATCCGCACCCGCGGCGACATCATCCTGTTCATCGACGAGATCCACACCCTCGTCGGGGCGGGCGCGGCCGAGGGCGCGATCGACGCGGCCTCGATCCTGAAGCCGATGCTGGCGCGCGGTGAGCTGCAGACGATCGGCGCGACGACGCTGGACGAGTACCGCAAGCACATCGAGAAGGACGCTGCGCTGGAGCGCCGCTTCCAGCCCATCCAGGTGATGGAGCCCTCGATCCCGCACGCCATCGAGATCCTCAAGGGTCTGCGCGACCGCTACGAGGCCCACCACCGGGTCACGATCACCGATGCCGCGCTGGTCGGTGCGGTCAACATGGCCGACCGCTACATCAACGACCGGCACCTGCCGGACAAGGCGATCGACCTGATCGACGAGGCCGGTGCGCGACTACGCATCCGCCGGATGACGGCGCCGACCGACCTGCGCGAGTACGACGAGAAGATCCAGCACGTGCGCCGCGAGAAGGAGTCGGCGATCGATGGGCAGGACTTCGAGAAGGCCGCGTCGCTGCGTGACGACGAGAAGAACCTCATCAACGCCAAGGCGCAGCGCGAGAAGGAGTGGAAGGCCGGCGACCAGGACGTCGTGGCCGAGGTCGACGAGGAGCTGATCGCCGAGGTGCTCGCCGCCTCGACCGGCATCCCCGTCTTCAAGCTGACCGAGGAGGAGTCCTCGCGACTGCTGCGGATGGAGGACGAGCTGCACAAGCGGGTCGTCGGCAACGACGACGCGATCAAGGCGCTGTCCCAGGCCATCCGTCGTACCCGTGCGGGCCTGAAGGACCCCCGTCGTCCCGGCGGCTCGTTCATCTTCGCCGGTCCGACCGGTGTCGGTAAGACCGAGCTGGCCAAGGCGCTCGCGGAGTTCCTCTTCGGCGACGAGGACGCGTTGATCACCCTCGACATGTCCGAGTTCGCCGAGAAGCACACCGTCTCGCGGCTGTTCGGTTCGCCTCCCGGCTACGTCGGCTACGAGGAGGGCGGCCAGCTGACCGAGAAGGTGCGGCGCAAGCCGTTCTCGGTGGTGCTCTTCGACGAGGTCGAGAAGGCCCACCCCGACATCTTCAACAGCCTGTTGCAGATCCTGGAGGACGGTCGCCTGACGGACTCCCAGGGCCGGGTCGTGGACTTCAAGAACACGGTGATCATCATGACCACCAACCTCGGCACCAGGGACATCTCCAAGGGTGTCTCGCTGGGCTTCGCCTCCGGCAATGACGCCGCGACCGATTACGACCGGATGCGCGCGAAGGTGCAGGACGAGCTCAAGCAGCACTTCCGCCCCGAGTTCCTCAACCGCGTGGACGACACCATCGTGTTCCCGCAGCTGACCGAGGAGCAGATCGTCGAGATCGTCGACCTGATGGTCGAGAAGCTCGACGTGCGGCTGAAGGACAAGGACATGGCGATCGAGCTGACCACGCCCGCGAAGGCGCTGTTGGCCAAGCGCGGGTACGACCCCGCGCTCGGTGCCCGACCGCTGCGTCGCACGATCCAGCGGGAGATCGAGGACATGATGTCCGAGAAGATCCTCTACGGCGAGCTCGGTGCCGGCGAGATCGTCCTGGTCGATGTCGACGGTGAGGGCAAGACCGCGAAGTTCACCTTCGCCGGCTCGCCGAAGCCGAAGGCGCCCGACGCGCTGCCCGAGCCGGCCGGTGTCGGCGACAGCGGCGGCGAACACGGCGTCGACCTCGGCAAGGACTGA